One genomic window of Micromonospora sp. WMMD1128 includes the following:
- a CDS encoding DeoR/GlpR family DNA-binding transcription regulator: protein MSLEAMRYDGAPQRRTHIMAALRRAGFLSVADLSAQLGVSQMTVRRDLRRLADGGEVLLVHGGVSLPPGGAVGQGYASRALSHAGAKRAIGAAAARLVQPGDTIGVDSGTTAAEVAHALPEDFDGCVLTHSVPVLAHMLSRPRSRVIGIGGELLHDNQAMVGFAALDLVRRMRVRLLFLGASAIDERGAYVRSEVELSAKHALMDIADEVVLLADTSKLTATAPVQVCGFDRIDTLVVDGPLPEPVATAARRTGTRVLTA, encoded by the coding sequence GTGTCCCTGGAAGCCATGCGCTACGACGGCGCCCCGCAGCGTCGGACGCACATCATGGCGGCGCTGCGCCGCGCCGGCTTCCTCTCCGTCGCCGACCTCAGCGCACAGCTCGGCGTCTCCCAGATGACCGTTCGCCGTGACCTGCGGCGACTCGCCGACGGCGGCGAGGTCCTGCTTGTCCACGGCGGGGTCAGCCTGCCGCCGGGCGGCGCCGTGGGCCAGGGGTACGCCTCCCGCGCGCTCAGCCACGCCGGCGCCAAGCGGGCGATCGGCGCCGCGGCGGCCCGCCTGGTCCAGCCGGGCGACACGATCGGCGTCGACAGCGGCACCACGGCGGCGGAGGTGGCGCACGCGCTCCCCGAGGACTTCGACGGCTGCGTGCTCACCCACTCCGTGCCGGTCCTCGCCCACATGCTGTCCCGGCCCAGGTCACGGGTGATCGGCATCGGCGGGGAGCTGCTGCACGACAACCAGGCGATGGTCGGTTTCGCCGCGCTCGACCTGGTCCGACGGATGCGCGTGCGCCTGCTGTTCCTCGGCGCGAGCGCGATCGACGAGCGGGGCGCGTACGTGCGCTCGGAGGTCGAGTTGAGCGCCAAGCATGCCCTGATGGACATCGCCGACGAGGTCGTGCTGCTGGCCGACACCAGCAAGCTGACGGCCACCGCGCCGGTCCAGGTGTGCGGGTTCGACCGGATCGACACGCTCGTGGTGGACGGTCCGCTGCCCGAGCCGGTGGCCACCGCGGCCCGGCGCACCGGCACCCGCGTCCTCACCGCCTGA
- a CDS encoding sulfite exporter TauE/SafE family protein: MLPVGDLLAVGAVAVGAAMQRATGLGFALVAAPFLVVILGPFSGVTLANLLSAVINLIVLCVTARALRRRLALQMIAGVILALPLGVWVVRELPGPVLLVGIGLITAGSVGWVALGQSMPFLRNRGGAVASGFASGFFNTTAGTGGPPLAVYAATTDWEHRSFVPTVQLVGLVTNVLSLAAKGPPTLSWRMLLACGAAMAVGIGGGHWLGRWLPERAARRWMLALALAGSVIAIGKGVAAW, encoded by the coding sequence ATGCTGCCCGTCGGTGACCTGCTCGCCGTCGGCGCCGTCGCGGTCGGCGCCGCCATGCAGCGCGCGACAGGTCTCGGCTTCGCCCTGGTCGCCGCGCCGTTCCTGGTCGTCATCCTCGGGCCGTTCTCCGGGGTGACCCTGGCCAACCTGCTCTCCGCGGTGATCAACCTGATCGTGCTCTGCGTGACCGCCCGGGCGCTGCGCCGTCGCCTCGCCCTCCAGATGATCGCCGGAGTGATCCTGGCCCTGCCGCTCGGCGTCTGGGTGGTGCGGGAACTCCCCGGTCCGGTCCTGCTCGTCGGCATCGGCCTGATCACCGCCGGCTCCGTGGGCTGGGTGGCGCTGGGCCAGAGCATGCCGTTCCTGCGGAACCGGGGCGGGGCGGTGGCGTCCGGCTTCGCGTCCGGCTTCTTCAACACCACCGCCGGCACGGGCGGACCGCCCCTGGCCGTGTACGCCGCAACCACCGACTGGGAACACCGCAGCTTCGTCCCGACCGTGCAACTGGTCGGGCTGGTCACCAACGTGCTGTCGCTGGCCGCGAAGGGCCCACCGACCCTGTCCTGGCGGATGCTGCTGGCCTGCGGGGCGGCCATGGCCGTGGGCATCGGCGGCGGGCACTGGCTGGGACGCTGGCTGCCGGAGCGGGCGGCCCGACGCTGGATGCTGGCCCTGGCCCTCGCCGGCAGCGTCATCGCGATCGGCAAGGGGGTGGCAGCGTGGTGA
- a CDS encoding DUF202 domain-containing protein, translating into MVRRSPATRWPHRVFGQGSDPDPRFSLANERTFLAWIRTSLALFAAGVALEAVHLPMVPGLRRAAAITLIVLGAAAPAQAWLGWLRTELALRRGSGLPPPVMAVPLGAGLLLVGVLVLLGLVL; encoded by the coding sequence GTGGTGAGACGATCACCGGCGACCCGCTGGCCGCACCGCGTCTTCGGACAGGGCAGCGACCCGGACCCCCGCTTCAGCCTGGCCAACGAACGCACGTTCCTGGCCTGGATCCGCACCTCCCTCGCACTGTTCGCGGCCGGCGTGGCACTGGAGGCGGTGCACCTGCCGATGGTGCCCGGGCTGCGCCGGGCCGCCGCGATCACGCTGATCGTGCTGGGTGCCGCCGCCCCGGCCCAGGCGTGGTTGGGGTGGCTCCGCACCGAGCTGGCCCTGCGGCGGGGGAGCGGGTTGCCGCCACCGGTGATGGCGGTGCCGCTCGGCGCCGGTCTCCTGCTCGTCGGCGTCCTGGTTCTCCTCGGGCTCGTGCTGTGA